GGCGTGCCCTCTTCACTTCGCACCACAACTCCATTCTCCAGCACACCCGCGTTCAGATACGCCCGTATCAGCCGCAGAACTCGCTTGTCCTTCACCTTGCGTGCCACTCGTGCCATCAGCATGTCGTGGTTCACGCGGTCGAAGAATGCCGCCAAGTCCATATCGACTGTCCATGCATACCCTTCTCGGATGTACTCCTGCGCCTTCTTCACCGCGTCATGGGCATTCCGCCCAGGGCGAAACCCGTAGCTGTTCGGTGAGAATCCAGGGTCGAAGATGGGTGTGAGCACCTGGAGAAGCGCTTGCTGGATGAGTCGGTCGATCACAGCGGGAATCCCCAACTTCCTCATCCCGCCTCCGGGTTTCGGAATTTCGACCCGCCTGACGGGTTGAGGCTTGTAGGTTCCCGCGAGCAACTGCTGACGGATGTCAGCCCAGTGCGTCTGGACATACGACCGTAGTTGTTCTACCGTCACTCCGTCCACGCCCGGCGCTCCTTTGTTCGACTCGACTCGCTTGAGGGCTTGCAGCATGTTCTCCCGCTGCAGCATCCTCTCCAGCAAGTTGGTACTGTCCTCGCAGGATGGGTTCTGTCCTTGTACCGACGACGAACTCGGCCCTCTCTCCTCAGCCTCTCGCGGCTTCACCGCTACCCTCTGAGTGGAGGCCCCTTGCGGGGTATTCTGCTGTCTCTGCTCGTCGTGCGAACGCATCCAGTCCATCCTCGTTTCATGTTCAGCCCTTCCCTCGACAAGCGCTTGCCGAGGTACTATGGCCTCTGCTGACTCCTGCCCGTTCAGCGCCACCTCCCGGTGACGGTTACCAGCTATACTGGCGTATCGGACAGGCCTCCCCGGATAAGAACGGCCTCTTTCCTCTCATGCACCCGCCGCAGTTTACTGCCACAGCCCTTGGCGACTTCGGACTTCGTTGTGTTTAGGCAACTCATCCAACTGTCACAGCCTCAAATGCGATTCGTGTACCTCGGGTCGAGAGTTTGCCTCCAGCTTCCTTCAGATTCCACCTCGCGGTGGACACCCTTGCTCTTGGCTAACGGTAGGTATGTCGCCAACCCCCGTTCGGGACTTGCACCCTGGAGAGACCGCCCATGCCGGGCGTACTAAATAAAGGGGGCCGCCTTAGGCGACCCTCCTGCCAACGTGCTCGTCTAGAAGTATATCCACCTCGCAGTGTAAGTTCGGTTGCGCATCAGCACGAATGCGTCACTGCGCTGGTCGTCTTCGTGGAAGATCGCGTACCATCCCTCAGCACACCACTCTATTCTCGCGTAGTAATATCTGTCGCCGATCTCGATTTCAATCGGGTCTCCGCAATGCAAGTCATGTTCATCTTGTTCATCTGCAAAGTACCATCGGTCCCGCAGTGAACTGAATCGTAGATTTCCCGTCATGAGCCGCTCACCTCCATCCATGCCCGCTCCACATGACTGTTATCAACGACGCTGTGTCCCAACGTTGCAGCGTCGATCAGCGCGCCACGACACAGTGTGTTAATCAACCGGGGATTACCTTGGCTGGTTCTCGCAATCAACTTCACGGCATCAGCTGAGAAAATCGTTCTCTCCTGACCCACGCTCGCCAGCTGCTTCGAGACATAGTCCTGCACTTCAGCCTCGGTCAACGTCCCCATGTGGTAGCGAATTTGGATTCTCCCGGATAGTGAAGTCAGGATTCGGAGTTTCATCTTCTCCCGCAATTCTGTTTGTCCCACCAGCCAGAGGGAAATCGGCGAGAATGAATCAGCCCGAAAATTGTTGAGGAACCGAAATTCGGCCAGCATCTGCGGGTCGAGTTCATGTGCTTCATCGACGATAATCACGACTTGTTGGCCTTTTTGGTAGCTTTCTTCGAGCACCTGGTGAACGAGCGCCTGGTTATCTACCTGTCGAAACCTGGGCTGGATCTGCAGACGCTCGAGAATCACGCGGTATAGTGTTTTGGGCGTAAGTCCGGCGTTGGCGATATACATGAACTTGTATTGGCTCTCATCCATTCGCTTCATCACAGCGCGTACGGCCGTTGTCTTCCCGGTCCCGGTGTCCCCGGTTACAAGTGCCATGTGGCGGTGTTCCGTCGCGTAGATGAGCCTTGCAGAGAGCTCGCTGTGACCGTGAAACGCCACCAAGCGTTCGACCGGGATGTCACGGTCAAAAGGCTCCTGAGCGAAGCCAAAGAACTCAGTCATCATGAGATTCACCATCTTTCAGGGCACGAGCAAACGAGGTTCGCCCAAGCGACTGTTGCCTCTGCTTTTCGTGGGCTGCGGTAATCGTTTCGAGAAAGGAAATCCCTGGTTCGGTTGGTAGCTCTGAAGGTGGGGAATCGGCTTGCGTTACACGTTTGTCTGTGTGTCGGCGCATCTTCAGCGGGACGGCATTCGCGTAGTGCTTGCCCTCCAGCCATACCTGAATACGAGTGAGGTCGAAGGGGTTGTAGCGCAACGTCACGGTTCGCCCAACGAGGATGGACTCAACCTCGTACGTGTTTCCCTGCACTGAAATGCAGGCTGTCTTGTCCACCTTTGCCTTGTAGGTCCATTGAAATGCGTCTTCGAGCACATGCGGGTCCACCAACCGCAACGGACCGTGCGTGGTCAGTACGGCTGCAGGCCGTTTTTTCAACGTGCTGTGGGTTCTCTGGTGATACATTTTCTCCAGCCAGGCACGGAAGTAGCGATTGAGGTCGTCGAGATTCTGGATGGTACTGTTCTTCACACACAACTCGGCTTCCGGGCGGAAAGAGCGCTCTACGTAGCCGAAGTATCGTTCCAATTTCCCGCGCCCTTGGGGGAGAAATGGCCGGGAGTGACGAATCTCAAACCCGAGTCTGGCAGCCACCTCGCTCAACTGTTTTGACTGGTAAATCTTTGCATTGTCGCAGTAGAAGATTTTCGGCGTTCCATGCGTAGTAATCGCTTTTTTCAACGCATCCTCAAGCACCGGCAGATTCTCTCGAAAATAAAACGCGGCGTAGCAGATATAACGACTCTTATCGTCAAGTACAGCAACCAATCTGGCTACCCGCATCTGGCCCCCAGAGTTGGGGTCTGGGACGCGCAAGGAATCACAGACGTCACATTGCCAAATTTCGTGAACTTCATTGGCGGTATACCGCTGCCAGGTACGTTGCTTGCGCACTGCCTTTGTACGCTCCACCTTGGCTCTGCGCAAATGCGCGGACAGTGTGCTGCGCCGAATAAATCCTTCTGGAACGAGTCCTTCAGTCTCCAGCATCACAATGAGTTGCTCCACTGTGCGCAAGGGTTGTTCCTTACGCAAGGCCACAGCTCGTTCAATCACATGAGGGGGCAACACCCGCGGTCGGCGGTCGTCTGCCCGAAGTTGGGGAAGCAGCCCATCTACCCCTTCCTTTCGGTAGCCTGCCAAATATCGCTCTAGCGTGCGTTCCGAGAATCTTCTTTTCTCTCCGTTTGGCATCTCATGTTCCTGACTAGCCAGTTCCTCCAGCATCGCTTTTTGAGCACCACTCTCGGTTTGCCGCAATATCGGGGCAATAAGACCATAGCGGAACAGAGCGATTTGGCGTCGCGAATCATCTTGCATGTCCAGCTTCTCCTTCCCATACGAGATAGCCTCATTCTGGGGGCGGGTCCCATCCGCTCGGAAGATGGTTTTCTGTGGGATAAGCAGCGTTGTTACGGTGGAAGGGCTGGGGAGAGGCCATACGACACCCGCTTCACCGACAACGATGGGGCAAACAGGCAGACGACTTCACGCCTGAGATTCCAGAAGTCACTGCCGCCAGCCACGTCAAGCAGCACAAGCCGGTCATAATAGGTGCACAATACCGAGTCTCTGACGTTGTGGCGTAATGGAGGCAGTGGTACATCTGGCCGATGAAACTGGACAATCCGGGAGACCAAGGCGATGACTTTGGTCACCTGCCCCTGAATCCGAGTAAACCAGTTGCGGGCACATGACTCGGATAAGCAGACGCCGCATTCGGCCAATTTGGCTAGGGCAGCGTCTACCGTCAGTGTACCTGCCAAAAGGCTCACAAGAAGATCCTGGACCATGATTGTATACCGCTGGAAAGGTGCGACAAAGGATGGCAGGATTGCAAATGTCCGTTTGCAACTTGGGCACTGCCGCCGTTGTTGTAGGAAATCATGGCGCATCTCGCCTAAATCGAATGGGCGACGACGGTAGTATCCGTGGACGTACGTATACGAATGTGAACAGTAAATACAAGGCACGTCGCGCGGTAGCAGCTTCTGTACAGCGAGGGCGTATTCTTCCGGGCTTACCGGATTGACAGATTTGCATTCTATGGATACGCTAGGCATACAGCGAGAGCCATTCGGCCTCGAATTAGGGAACGAAAGTAACTGGCCACCAACCGAGTACACTTACGTTACCCTGCGCAGATGGGAACGCCACCTGGGCCTACTGGGCACAGAGGGCGTTTCTGCATTTCTCGACAATATCCTGCTAAAGTCCCCGACAGCGTATCAAAGAAAATCCACCGACAATGACGTCAAATAATCCGAGCATGAACAGGCGCGTATCTCGAAGAGAGAGGTGCCTTGGAGTTACGTATGAATATACAGCATTCGGCTCTACGGTCTTGTTGCGCATCAGGGCAGAAAAAGCTTGAGAGAGGGGAGGCGTCGACTGGTGAAGGAAGATTGGCATTCTGCTAGTGAACTTTCAGGAAGGTATTCCCGAACCATACAAATATACCTCTTGTGCGATTTTTCCTTGTCGGTAGGATGGCTGCTGTTTATGGTGATAAGTCACGACTGGCGAGACTGGTATTTGTTTTTAGCACCACTGATCATAACCATACCGATGTTGTTTTTATATTCAAAGCCGGTAGCAGTATCAGTACATTCCCAGAGACTTTACATACGGCACAATAAAATAGATGTGACCCAGCGAGTCAAAACGGTGGAACGTCAAACTGAGCGTTCCGCAATCATTCGATTTAACTTCCTTTACCAGCTACACGTGACGGGTTCTCCCGAACAAATTGGGCACCTTTTGGAGCAATTAGCGAGCTATTTAAAGGCGACATGATATGGCCGCTGTTCTGGGACTATTGGGGGCTTTAGTTCAACAACGAGCCCGTCCAATCCTGTATTGTTATGCAAAATGCGGTATATCGGAGCGCCGCGTTTTTCTCTCTCTAAGATCTTTCGTTTTCTTCCTCATTCTAGCTCATTCGCAGTATTTCTCGTTTGACTCTACAAACAGATTGTCAACATCGGTTGTAAAATCCGCAATAACGGCGGGTTGCAATTCCCCAAAAATAACGGATTCAATTCCCCAAAATCATCGGGATGAATTCCCCACCCTTTGTCGAATTTAGGGCACCATTCACACTTTGTGGGAGGTGCCAACATGACGGAGAGTGAGAAAATGGAAGTCAAGAGAATGTATCAGGAGGGCGTTAGCATCTCTGAGCTCTCCAGAAGAACTGGACATGATCGCAAGACAATTCGAAAGGTGGTTCAGGAGCGGGAGGGTATTGAGAAGCCCCTGGTTGGAACCAAACGGGAAGTAAGCTGGAGCCGTATAAGCCATATGTAGAACAGCGTATGCGTTTTGGGGTACTAAACGCTGAGCGGATTTTGCGAGAGATTCGGGAGCAGGGATACACCGGCGGCATCACGGTTCTTCGTGAATTCATGCACCCACTTCGTCCCGTTGTCTCTGCCAAGGCAACGGTACGTTTCGAAACCGCTCCCGGTGAGCAGGCCCAGATTGATCTAGGTGCATTCCCGTATATCGACACCACCGAGAATCGCCGCACGTTATGGTGCTTTGCCATGGTTCTATCCTACTCCCGGATGCTCTACCTGGAGTTTATCAAAGCGTCCGACCAGTTGCACATCCTGCAAGCACTGCGCAACGCGGTTGAGTTCTTTGGCGGGGTTCCAAAGTGTGTTCTCAGTGACAACTGTGCGCCGCTCGTTCTGTCTAACGACGGGCGTGGGCACGTGGATTGGCAACCGGCTTACCTGGATTTCGCGAAGTACTATGGATTTGTACCCAAGGCCTGCAGGCCCTATCGCAGCCGCACGAAGGGCAAGGTTGAGCGTCCCATTCGCTACATCCGCGACAGCTTTTGGCCGACTACGTTTGTCGACCTGGCAGATGTCAATCAGCAAGCCTTCATATGGCGCGACACGGTGGCCAATGTCCGCATCCATGGTACGACGCATGAGCGCCCACAGACTCGGTTCACGGAGGAAAGATTGCAGCGGCTGCCGGATCATCGGTATCCACTAGCATATACCGCGTTACGCAAAGTGCTCAATGACTGTCGAATATCGTGGAATGCCAGCTTGTATTCCGTGCCGTGGCAGTACGTGGGCAAAAGTGTGCTGGTTCGTGCGTATGAAACAGGCCTTCTGCAGATCGAGTATGGTGGTCAAGTCATTGCGGAACACAGGGTTGTGGACAAGCACCAAGCCTCGATCGACTCTGGCCACGTGAAAGGAATCCCCATGGATACTCCGAGGCATTCACGGGGTAAAGTGGCTGGTCTTCAGGTCGGACCCGATGTGGAACAACGGGATCTGGATATCTATGAGCAGATCGCGTCAGGAGGGCGATTGCAGTGAGCGAGGCGCTGTTGTTGGCTAAAGCGGAAGAATCTCTTTTAGAACTAGGACTAAAGAAAGCTGCGTCAATTCTCCCAGCTAGTGCAGAATGGGCAGCGGGGAGGCAGGCGACGTACGTTGAGTTTCTGTCTCGTCTACTGGAGGCGGAGACGGAGGAGCGGTTCAACCGCTACCTCCATACCCGTCTGAGCCTGGCACACTTCCCATATCACAAGACTTTGGCGGATTTCGATTTTCAGTTTCAGCCATCCATAGATGAGCGACAAATTCGGGAGTTGGCACAACTGTCGTTCGTGGAGGAACGCAGCAACGTCATCCTTCTGGGCCCGCCTGGCGTAGGAAAGACACATTTGGCTGTGGCCCTGGGAATGGAGGCGTTGCAGAACCGAATGAGTGTCTACTTCGTTACCATGCAACGACTGGTCGCCGATTTGCGAAAGGCGCATCAGGAGGGTCGCTTAGAAAAGCGGCTGAGGGTCTACATCCAGCCGAAGCTGCTCATCTGTGACGAAGTCGGCTATCTGCCGCTGGATGCTTTGGATGCAGCAAACTTCTTTCGGCTCGTCTCTGAGCGCTATGAACAGGGAGCGATGATCATCACATCCAATACAAGTTTCACCAACTGGGGGACCATGTTTGGCGACCAAGTGCTGGCATCTGCTCTCCTTGACCGATTGCTTCACCACGCGACAACGGTCAACATACGCGGAAACAGCTACCGAATGAAGGACAAACTCAAGGCGGGCGTAACCCATGTCCTGCAAGAGGAGGTGAAAGACTGACCGAGCATATGTCCGGGGAATTTTAAGCGATGGTTTTGAGGAAATCCAAACCGGTGTTTTTGGGGAAATCAACCCGATTTTTGTGAGGAATTAAATCCGTTGTTGACAGTGGTAAAATTCTCTACATATCATATGTGTACGTGATTTTTATGTCGATGCATCTGTCAGCAATACATCATATGATCATGTTTGAAATATAATGGCATACTTCGTACCTGCCACTTTGTCCAGTTGGGTGGGGAATATGCTGAGCCGAAGAACAACTACGCTTGCTGCCTTTATCACTGCCTACTTGTTGATGGTTTACTGCGTTTATACCGGTCCCCTTTCGACTACGCTTCCTGCAGGCTACCCAGTTCTTCGAGACCTGCTATGGAATTATGGTGTATTGGCATTATTCATATTCGTTCTATGGTTCCTGGCGAAACACCTCCCCAAATACGAAATTCCGAAGTTGCCCGCTCATTGGACGAGATTTTTAATCCTTTTGTTCGCCTTAGGCTTGAGCGGCTTTTTTGTAGTGTCGTTCTGGAAGTGGATCGTCGAAAGTCCACCTAAGACGATTGCCAACATCATTATCGTAATGGGAAAGGCACTTACCCATTATGTATCACTTGGCGTTGCGAACAGCGCATTAAACGGAGTTCTTACTATATATGAGACGCTATTTGTGCTCGTCGTCGTGCTATGGCAGCTTCATGGTTGGCGACGGCAGACGTTTTCTTTTTCATGGCGACACGGTGCGGCAACAATTGTTCTCCTCATCATTTCTACACTCGTAAGCTGGGTCGCGAACCGCTTCTTCCTTCACGATGATCCCGTGCAGACAGTTGTTCCGACGGGTAGGATTGTCAGCTTATTGGCCACGTTCGTATGTCAGTCACTGGTGAACGGAATCCCTGAAGAGCTGTTCTACCGCGCTTACATTTTCCCACAGCTTCTCGCCTGGATTCGGCGGCCTCTTATAACCGGATGGATCACGATTGCCTTATTCAATGCTTCTCATATTCCGTCATTATTCATTGGGCAGGGGCTCGTATTACCGTGGTGGAAATGGATTTTGTGGTGCCTGTTCAACTTGCAGCCTACTGGATGGCTATACCTTGCCATCTACTATCGCATGCGTTCCGCGATCCCCGGAGCTACTTATCATACGTACATAACGTTATGGGCATTTCCTTTTTTGATGTAAGGGAAGGCAGTGATCCATGGCGATACTGGAAGCGAAAACAATCCTTAATCTCCACGCCTCCCCCGCCTTACGGACCGTCACACCCCAACAAACTTGCCGTCACTTATGATAAGGTTCCCCGCGCAGAATCTTCTCGCCGCGGTACAACTGCTCAAGCAGCACGATGCGCGCCAGTTCATGCGGCAGCGTCATGGGTCCGAAGCTCCATTTGAGGGCGGCGCGGTTCAGAAGGTCCGCGTCGAGCCCATGAGAGCCCCCCAGCAAAAACGCGAGCCGCCCGTACCCGGCGAGCTGGAGCTTTTCGTACTGCTGGCTCCACGCTTCCGAGGTATAGGTTCGCCCGCTGCGGTCGAGGGCGATGACACCATCGCGATCGCGAAGAATCCCCGCCAGCCGCGCTCCCTCCGTACGCTGTGCTTCGGCGATCTCGGCATCCCCCGGGTGCGCGGGGAGGCTGGTGTGCTCCACCTCTACGACGTCGATCCGCGCATATGCCGAGAGGCGCTTCAGATATTCTGCCTGCGCCTCCCGCCAATACCGTTCCTTCAGTTTTCCCACGGCCGCAACAACGATTTGCATCCTTCACCTGCTCATCTCGCACCCGCATCTCGACCCGGGTCAGTCTCCGAACATGTTTGGCGCCGCAAAAGGATCAAGTGGGTCATCCGTCCTTTGCTGACGCGGTGACGCGCTTGTGCCCGCGTCATTGACCGTCTCCATCTTATCCAGCTTGACCCGAAGCGTCAATTGCCGGCTGCCGCGGTACAACCGGAGGGTCACCGTTTCGCCGGGCTTGCGCTGGAACAGGTACGTGCGCAGATCCGCCATCGTCTTCACGGTTTGGTCGTTCAGGCCGACAATGACGTCCTCTGGTTTCAGCCCGCCGGCGCGCGCGCCAGCCGACGTCACGCGCTGCACATACACGCCGTAGTCAATCGGCACGTCCGGCCACAATTGCTCGGGCAGCGTGGCCAGCGACCAGCCCGAGATGCCAAGTGCCGGATGGACCGCGTGGCCCGTTTGCATAATCTGCTGTGCAATGTTGCGGACCTCATTGGCCGGAATCGAAAAGCCCATGCCCTCAACGTTGGCGGCCGCGATTTTGCTGCTGTTGATGCCGATGACCTGCCCCTTGATGTTGAGCAGCGGTCCGCCGCTGTTCCCCGGGTTGATGGCAGCGTCGGTCTGAATCACCGCCTGATAATCCAGCACCATGTTGTCATTTTGCGGGTCCTGTACCGGCATGATGCGGTTTTTCGCACTGACGATGCCGGCCGTCACCGTGTCGGCAAAGTCCAGGCCCATCGGTGTGCCGATCGCGATGGCCGGTTCACCCACTTGAATCGCATCCGAGTTCGCGAACTGCGCCGGCTCAATGCCCCGGATGTCGCCCGCGGAAATGCGCAGGACGGCGAGATCGGTGTACGGGTCGGTCCCCATCACCGTCGCATGTATGTGCTTGCCCGCCGACATCACGAGCTGCACCTTGGTCGCGCCCTCGACCACATGGTTGTTGGTCACCACGTAGCCGTAGCGATTGTCCTTGTAGAACAGCACGCCCGTCCCCACACCGGCCGCCTGCAGTTTCGTCTCCTGTGTGAAGAAATCCGAAACCGTGGCGTAGTTAATCACGCCAAACACGGCTGGCGTCACTTTTTTGACGGCCTTCACAATGCCGTCATTCACGTTCAGGCTGATGGCGCTGGAAAAGGACGGCATCACGTTCGGATCCGGTTTCACGGCCATCGAGGCGGACAATGGCATTCTGTGCCCCTCGACCGCGGGCCCTGCCAGCAATGTCAGGCCGGAGCCGATGGCCGCCGAGCAAACAGCCATCACGGTCCATCGAATGCCGCCCTGATGCCAGCGCCGCCTGCTCTTCCGACTACGGGTTTGCTCGTTGTAAAATCCCATGCCCTGCACACCCTTCCCGTCAACCTTCGTCCATGTCAGACGTAGTGTTACCGGGAACGGTCGGTTATAAACAGATCGCGGCCATGGGGTGAACGGACCGATTCATCCCGAAGGTCATCGGATGAACGGACTGGTTCTCCGCGGCCGGACACGCGCTCAGAGGGGCTGAATTTGCGTGGCTGCCGTGCGGCTGGTCCGATGAAGCGTCACTTGTTCGAGGTAGGAAGTGCGGATCTCCCGAAGGACGGAGCCAACCGTCAGTTCCGCGAGGTCCGGCTGGTTATTCTCTTCACTCAGGTGCGCGAGGTACACGTCGACGGGCTGTGTGCCGAGCAAGTCGGACAGGGCGACGGCCGCATCGTGATTGGACAAGTGGCCTTTATCACTGAGAATCCGGCGCTTGACGCTCCAGGGGTAACGTCCGGCCCGCAGCATGTCCACGTCGTGATTGGTCTCAAGGACATAGGACTGGCAGTGAGCAATCACCGACTTGATGTGATCGCTCATGTACCCAAGGTCGGTGACAACAGCCAGGGCCCGTCCCGCACAGTCAAAACGGTACGCCACGGGTTCCTCGGCATCGTGGGAGACTGCAAAAGGGGTCACCTGGATGTCCCCGACCATCAGCACCTGACCCGCCTTCACCAGCTTCCAGCGGTTTTCCGTCGTTTCCGGAAGGCCGCCGGAAATGGACGACCATGTGCCCTCGGTCGCAAAAATGGGTGCTTCCGCTTGTTTGGCGACCTGTCGGAGGCCGCGGACGTGATCGATATGCTCGTGGGTGAGCAGCACTGCGTCCAACTCTGCAAGCTGTCGGTCAGCTGCCTCTTTCAACCGCTGCTGCAGCTGCCGGCCGCTGATGCCGGCATCCAGCAGCAAGCGGGTATTCTCAGACTCTATGTAGACGGCATTTCCGCTGCTTCCGCTCGCCAGCACACTAAAGCGCAACACAAGATAACCTCCAGCCCATTATTCCGGGGCGGGTTCCACTTCCCCGCTGAACGCGTTGATATAGTAAACGGTCGTTCCGACGGCGACGCGCCACACTGGGAACCAGTAATTGGAGGCGCTCGCGATGCCTAGGGCATTGGTCAGCTTTTCCGCGTAACCCAGACGAACACTATGAATTCTATTATCCGTTCCGACAGAGGATTTGTCCATGGAATTCGCCAGGCTGTCGAGGGCGTCCAGCGCGGAAATCACCGGCTTTGGGTCGCTGGCCGCGGCGATGTTGGAGAGCTCCGTCTCGGTGTAGCCGAACAAGTGTGCGCCGTCGTAGCTGGCGTCCACCGTCACGTCAAAGATGGGGTAGCCGTCGTAGGTTTGGTCGAACACCATCGCACCAGTGGTGTTTAAGTCCTGGTCGAGCCGGTAGTTCTGACCTTGCCACACCAGTTTGAGAATCGTGTCCTCGGGGTGCACGCTGACGGCCCTCGGCGGCGTGTAGGTGACTTCCCAGTTCCCCGGTGCAACCAGATGCACACTGCCGCTTGGCGCAGAGATGGCGTCCGCTGTTGCGTTCAGCCTGCCAGCGCCCGGAAACGCAACGTGGGCAACGCGCGTCAGGGAAACCTTCGCGAACTGGCCTTTCAGCGTGGGCAAGGAGGGCTCTGAAGTCGGAACCGCGGTGTCAAGGGTCAGGCCATGATTGGCAAGCAGCGTCTTGGTGTTGGCCAGAAGGTCTGCGTTGGTCTCGGTGTAGCTCAGCATCTCCTGGCGGTTCTCAAACCACTGCCAGCCGAGAAACAGGTCCAGCAAGAGGAAGCTCACAATCAGCCAGGTCTTGGTGGTTTCCCAGTTCACGATGCACTCCCCCCTTTGAGGATCACGCCCGTCACCGCGTCAATCTGTGCCACTTCCGTACCGTTTTGTGTGACCTCGAACACCGGCTCCAGGGTGACTTGCCCCTGGCCGTCCGGCTGGACGGCGTAACCCAGCTCCACGTTGAGGGAACTGAGTGAGGATTTCGGGATAAACTGGCTCAGAATGGCGGCGACTTCCCGCTCCGGCAAAATGCGAACCGACGCTTCCCCAACCTGCTTGACCAAGTTCGTCAAGGGCCGCTGGTATTGCGCCGCGCCGCCGTCCAGCCAGTCGAGCGCAT
Above is a genomic segment from Alicyclobacillus cycloheptanicus containing:
- the ltrA gene encoding group II intron reverse transcriptase/maturase, with translation MRSHDEQRQQNTPQGASTQRVAVKPREAEERGPSSSSVQGQNPSCEDSTNLLERMLQRENMLQALKRVESNKGAPGVDGVTVEQLRSYVQTHWADIRQQLLAGTYKPQPVRRVEIPKPGGGMRKLGIPAVIDRLIQQALLQVLTPIFDPGFSPNSYGFRPGRNAHDAVKKAQEYIREGYAWTVDMDLAAFFDRVNHDMLMARVARKVKDKRVLRLIRAYLNAGVLENGVVVRSEEGTPQGGPLSPLLANILLDDFDKELTKRGHKFVRYADDCNVYVKSRRAGERVMASLTRYLEEDLKLKVNRDKSAVDRPQRRKFLGFSFLYGKQAPIRLADKTIQRFKDRVRQITSRTRSMPLAERIRQLNAYMMGWVAYFRLAQMKGHCERFDEWIRRRLRMCIWKQWKRVRTRYRELRALNQPEWVVHMMANSRRGPWFMAKNLNNAMDKAYFEALGLKSLQERYLQLRSVS
- a CDS encoding DUF5348 domain-containing protein, coding for MTGNLRFSSLRDRWYFADEQDEHDLHCGDPIEIEIGDRYYYARIEWCAEGWYAIFHEDDQRSDAFVLMRNRTYTARWIYF
- a CDS encoding ExeA family protein; this encodes MMTEFFGFAQEPFDRDIPVERLVAFHGHSELSARLIYATEHRHMALVTGDTGTGKTTAVRAVMKRMDESQYKFMYIANAGLTPKTLYRVILERLQIQPRFRQVDNQALVHQVLEESYQKGQQVVIIVDEAHELDPQMLAEFRFLNNFRADSFSPISLWLVGQTELREKMKLRILTSLSGRIQIRYHMGTLTEAEVQDYVSKQLASVGQERTIFSADAVKLIARTSQGNPRLINTLCRGALIDAATLGHSVVDNSHVERAWMEVSGS
- a CDS encoding DDE-type integrase/transposase/recombinase; the encoded protein is MQDDSRRQIALFRYGLIAPILRQTESGAQKAMLEELASQEHEMPNGEKRRFSERTLERYLAGYRKEGVDGLLPQLRADDRRPRVLPPHVIERAVALRKEQPLRTVEQLIVMLETEGLVPEGFIRRSTLSAHLRRAKVERTKAVRKQRTWQRYTANEVHEIWQCDVCDSLRVPDPNSGGQMRVARLVAVLDDKSRYICYAAFYFRENLPVLEDALKKAITTHGTPKIFYCDNAKIYQSKQLSEVAARLGFEIRHSRPFLPQGRGKLERYFGYVERSFRPEAELCVKNSTIQNLDDLNRYFRAWLEKMYHQRTHSTLKKRPAAVLTTHGPLRLVDPHVLEDAFQWTYKAKVDKTACISVQGNTYEVESILVGRTVTLRYNPFDLTRIQVWLEGKHYANAVPLKMRRHTDKRVTQADSPPSELPTEPGISFLETITAAHEKQRQQSLGRTSFARALKDGESHDD
- the istA gene encoding IS21 family transposase, translating into MRFGVLNAERILREIREQGYTGGITVLREFMHPLRPVVSAKATVRFETAPGEQAQIDLGAFPYIDTTENRRTLWCFAMVLSYSRMLYLEFIKASDQLHILQALRNAVEFFGGVPKCVLSDNCAPLVLSNDGRGHVDWQPAYLDFAKYYGFVPKACRPYRSRTKGKVERPIRYIRDSFWPTTFVDLADVNQQAFIWRDTVANVRIHGTTHERPQTRFTEERLQRLPDHRYPLAYTALRKVLNDCRISWNASLYSVPWQYVGKSVLVRAYETGLLQIEYGGQVIAEHRVVDKHQASIDSGHVKGIPMDTPRHSRGKVAGLQVGPDVEQRDLDIYEQIASGGRLQ
- the istB gene encoding IS21-like element helper ATPase IstB — encoded protein: MSEALLLAKAEESLLELGLKKAASILPASAEWAAGRQATYVEFLSRLLEAETEERFNRYLHTRLSLAHFPYHKTLADFDFQFQPSIDERQIRELAQLSFVEERSNVILLGPPGVGKTHLAVALGMEALQNRMSVYFVTMQRLVADLRKAHQEGRLEKRLRVYIQPKLLICDEVGYLPLDALDAANFFRLVSERYEQGAMIITSNTSFTNWGTMFGDQVLASALLDRLLHHATTVNIRGNSYRMKDKLKAGVTHVLQEEVKD
- a CDS encoding CPBP family glutamic-type intramembrane protease, whose product is MLSRRTTTLAAFITAYLLMVYCVYTGPLSTTLPAGYPVLRDLLWNYGVLALFIFVLWFLAKHLPKYEIPKLPAHWTRFLILLFALGLSGFFVVSFWKWIVESPPKTIANIIIVMGKALTHYVSLGVANSALNGVLTIYETLFVLVVVLWQLHGWRRQTFSFSWRHGAATIVLLIISTLVSWVANRFFLHDDPVQTVVPTGRIVSLLATFVCQSLVNGIPEELFYRAYIFPQLLAWIRRPLITGWITIALFNASHIPSLFIGQGLVLPWWKWILWCLFNLQPTGWLYLAIYYRMRSAIPGATYHTYITLWAFPFLM
- a CDS encoding 23S rRNA (pseudouridine(1915)-N(3))-methyltransferase RlmH translates to MQIVVAAVGKLKERYWREAQAEYLKRLSAYARIDVVEVEHTSLPAHPGDAEIAEAQRTEGARLAGILRDRDGVIALDRSGRTYTSEAWSQQYEKLQLAGYGRLAFLLGGSHGLDADLLNRAALKWSFGPMTLPHELARIVLLEQLYRGEKILRGEPYHK
- a CDS encoding S1C family serine protease; this encodes MGFYNEQTRSRKSRRRWHQGGIRWTVMAVCSAAIGSGLTLLAGPAVEGHRMPLSASMAVKPDPNVMPSFSSAISLNVNDGIVKAVKKVTPAVFGVINYATVSDFFTQETKLQAAGVGTGVLFYKDNRYGYVVTNNHVVEGATKVQLVMSAGKHIHATVMGTDPYTDLAVLRISAGDIRGIEPAQFANSDAIQVGEPAIAIGTPMGLDFADTVTAGIVSAKNRIMPVQDPQNDNMVLDYQAVIQTDAAINPGNSGGPLLNIKGQVIGINSSKIAAANVEGMGFSIPANEVRNIAQQIMQTGHAVHPALGISGWSLATLPEQLWPDVPIDYGVYVQRVTSAGARAGGLKPEDVIVGLNDQTVKTMADLRTYLFQRKPGETVTLRLYRGSRQLTLRVKLDKMETVNDAGTSASPRQQRTDDPLDPFAAPNMFGD